From Plasmodium sp. gorilla clade G2 genome assembly, contig: PADLG01_00_40, whole genome shotgun sequence:
ttttgatgtATGCGtttatttatgtgtatatattatgctacattatatatatttacatataacataaattaacagtattatttgatatatattttaattaaaatataaaacatatatagtTACCTATTTATTggatattataatttttttttttttatataatttatttatataaaattatcatttcgttatattattaaataaaagaaaaaaaaaaaaaatacacacatatatattatataatatacttgtgtattataactatatttgggtttgttttatttgctaatatatatatatatattttattatataaaatataataataaaatacatattgaGTTAGAATTTTGCATAAAATTTAAACTATTTTAttgtataataaaataataatagtaatgaacttaatattttatagtgtcttcttttatgaatatatataaaacatcatagattatttattgattttttatacatatattatatttaataaatttactttatgtttctttttattaaaatgtaaaatatatttatattatgattatatatttttatatatataagaaattactatattatacattataagaaaaaataaagaaaatttttattttgtacaggtttcattcttttttttttttttttttttttgaaataaattttaaactaataaatgattattatgtaggcattatttttttcaacgTATGTTATTCAAttatagttttttttttaagaataagAAATTTAATGgaataaagataaataaaaatgtcattatatttttggaTAGCATTTTGCATTTTTGTTTGTGTAACATTTTATGAggtactttttatattttaattttatattaaagaaaatgtatagaatataaaaaaatatatatacatacacatagatatatacatatatgtatttattttattttatttatttattgttttttttttttttttttgtaatatagaATACATTTTTGCACAAAACATATTTATCTTCTATTTTCGGAAATCAGGATATAGagaacattttattattaagaaaaacaaatatggcgaatattttgaatgaaaaattatatgattcaaggaaatatatgcataaaaTATCAAGAGGTGTTTTATATAGTGATGATGTTCATATAGTGGATAATTATAaagtttatataaataaagatgaaaaatcaaaaaaggaaaataagaTTATTTTAgagaataaagaaaataatgaaaacatgaataatattatttttgaagATGGAAATCCAGAGATAAGCTTTTTTACAAATAgagaaaattttaaaatagcTAGATATACATGGAAAACCAACGAAGAAAAAACTAAAGCATATGTTTTTGCTTTACATGGAGTTACTACACATTTGAGAAatcaatatttaaatttttatggtAGACCACAATGGGCTAATAAGAATGAAAAGACAATGAATGAATGTTCTATTAACCAAAGCAATAAGTTGAGGAATAGTAGTTCtcaatcaaataataatatatctaaagaaaaaaatgaggaCTGTTATATCtctaaagataatatatcaaataaaaaaaaaaataatgggAACAATGTTAAGGAAAATGTGAATTCACAAAAtgttacaaataaaaaagatattacAAAATCAATGGATGATAAtgatgttttattatttaccgAAAGTGATAAAGATAATGATGTTTATAAAAacttatattattgttcAAAATGTGGTCTTTCAAATTATTGTAATTGTGGCAAAAGAACAATGTCTTATGATAGTAGTTGGATTCAAacattaaatgataatgGTTATACCTTTTGTGGTATTGATAATCAATCACATGGATTATCAGAGGCTTCAAGAAATGAAAGATGTTTTGTTGAAGATTTTGAAAATTTCGTCGCTGATGCTGTTCAGGCATTAGAAATATTTGTAAATGAATGGAAAGCGAAAAATGAATTAAGACCTATAATAATTATGGGTACATCTATGGGTGGATGTATAGCTGTAAAAatgtttgaaaaaatatatgatgaaaaaaaagaatggagaaaatatattaaaggtTTAGCACTAATATCTCCTATGATTAGTATAGAAAAACAAACAAgtacattatttaata
This genomic window contains:
- a CDS encoding alpha/beta hydrolase,putative; this encodes MANILNEKLYDSRKYMHKISRGVLYSDDVHIVDNYKVYINKDEKSKKENKIILENKENNENMNNIIFEDGNPEISFFTNRENFKIARYTWKTNEEKTKAYVFALHGVTTHLRNQYLNFYGRPQWANKNEKTMNECSINQSNKLRNSSSQSNNNISKEKNEDCYISKDNISNKKKNNGNNVKENVNSQNVTNKKDITKSMDDNDVLLFTESDKDNDVYKNLYYCSKCGLSNYCNCGKRTMSYDSSWIQTLNDNGYTFCGIDNQSHGLSEASRNERCFVEDFENFVADAVQALEIFVNEWKAKNELRPIIIMGTSMGGCIAVKMFEKIYDEKKEWRKYIKGLALISPMISIEKQTSTLFNKMLIGLGYILKKFFPLYKFKVLGKTLKYPWIKLDDDTDPYHYHEELKAGIALECLFGTYSCMKSKIIKYIDESDIDIIVLQSKYDNIVDPTGTVNFVNKMVNIYNKKDEEGNSNISETLKSGCDKNLISKESNNLSNQTCKYEKDYVILSGMDLKDGDILWKACDHGHYRNYKRKKNSTKSDKKNEKDKNNYKHLSAHILNYGSHKLSCEPDNKVTSSIFIDWFNNIFS